A single region of the Raphanus sativus cultivar WK10039 chromosome 1, ASM80110v3, whole genome shotgun sequence genome encodes:
- the LOC108836470 gene encoding acyl-CoA hydrolase 2: MNTESVVEFLGNVPLLQKLPSSSLKKIAQVVVLKRYGKGEYVIREEQAWDGCFFIFSGEAQVSGPDDEENRSEFLLKQYDYFGHGISAHVHSADIIATSELTCLVLPRDHCCLLQTNSIWQSDQEVDKCSLVERILQLDPLELNIFRGITLPDAPKFGKVFGGQFMGQALAAASKTVDFRKIVHSFHSYFLLVGDIDIPIIYQVHRIRDGNNFATRRVDAIQKGNIIFILMASFQKEQQGFDHQESTIPTAPDPDTLLSLEELRERRITDPHLPRSYRNKVATANFIPWPIEIRFCEPSNSTNQTKSPPRLRYWFRAKGKLSDDQALHRCVVAFASDLIFASISLNPHRRKGLRSAALSLDHAMWFHRPLRADDWLLFVIVSPTAHVTRGFVTGEMFNRKGELVVSLTQEALLREARPPNPSVTSKL; the protein is encoded by the exons ATGAACACGGAATCAG TAGTGGAGTTCCTTGGAAACGTTCCCTTACTTCAGAAGCTGCCTAGTTCTTCTCTTAAGAAAATCGCCCAAGTTGTTGTCTTGAAACGCTACG GGAAAGGGGAGTATGTGATTCGTGAAGAGCAAGCTTGGGATGGTTGCTTTTTCATTTTCTCTGGAGAG GCTCAAGTTTCCGGACCCGACGATGAAGAAAATCGTTCCGAGTTTCTCTTGAAACAATATGATTACTTCGGCCATG GTATTTCTGCCCATGTTCACTCTGCTGACATTATTGCTACCTCCGAG CTCACATGTTTGGTGTTGCCGCGTGATCATTGCTGTTTGCTTCAAACCAACTCAATCTGGCAGTCCGATCAAGAAGTTGACAAATGCTCTTTAGTTGAACGCATTTTACAACTTGACCCTTTAGAA CTGAACATCTTCAGGGGTATCACCCTACCTGATGCTCCCAAATTTGGCAAAGTTTTCGGTGGTCAATTTATGGGACAG GCACTTGCTGCGGCATCAAAAACTGTTGATTTCCGGAAGATTGTCCACAGTTTTCATTCTTATTTTCTTCTCGTTGGAGATATCGACA TCCCCATTATATATCAAGTTCACCGTATACGTGATGGGAACAACTTTGCCACCCGAAGAGTAGATGCAATACAGAAAGGGAATATCATTTTCATATTGATGGCTTCCTTTCAG AAAGAGCAACAGGGATTTGATCACCAGGAGTCAACCATACCCACTGCACCGGATCCTGATACG CTTCTATCACTAGAGGAGCTGCGTGAACGTCGTATAACTGACCCTCATCTTCCTAG GAGTTACCGGAACAAAGTTGCAACTGCAAATTTTATTCCATGGCCTATAGAGATTCGGTTTTGTGAACCCAGTAATTCTACAAACCAGACAAAGTCTCCACCAAG ATTGAGGTATTGGTTTAGAGCAAAGGGAAAGCTTTCTGATGACCAAGCTTTGCATCG ATGTGTTGTGGCATTTGCTTCGGATTTGATATTTGCAAGCATCAGTTTGAACCCTCACCGAAGAAAGGGCCTGAGATCTGCTGCACTTAGCCTGGACCATGC GATGTGGTTTCACCGACCACTTAGAGCTGATGACTGGTTGCTTTTtgtg ATTGTTAGTCCAACTGCGCACGTGACCAGGGGTTTTGTCACTGGTGAAATGTTCAACAGAAAAGGAGAG CTGGTTGTATCGTTAACGCAAGAGGCCTTGTTAAGAGAGGCAAGACCTCCTAATCCCTCCGTGACGTCGAAGCTCTGA
- the LOC108853392 gene encoding U-box domain-containing protein 54 — MGETLPNDVIYVAVNQDVRESKSTLLWALKTLPVKKLCLLHVHIPFSLNSSSCGLDESEIDAIQESELKSSYDSLHKYRDLCTNKGVDEEDVDISLISGYGVGEGIVELIYQNNIKKLVMGAAADPHYSRGMSITSRKAEYVSQYAPHCCKMWFICKGKLIKTREGRFDIGNPSDSYSLSEFDGFAQKPSKGRGRDDDETDSHKEQHPGGIETPKKVRKEDDMTKSNDSETESPPEDFLCPISMEIMRDPNVAADGFTYEEKEIRTWLNGGNDKSPITGARLAHRHLTPNYTLRSLIKDWLHHHPNYKH, encoded by the exons ATGGGAGAAACTTTGCCTAACGACGTTATCTATGTGGCGGTGAATCAAGATGTTCGAGAAAGTAAATCAACTTTGTTGTGGGCATTGAAGACTCTTCCCGTGAAGAAGCTCTGCCTTCTTCATGTTCATATTCCATTCTCGTTGAACTCTTCTT CATGTGGGCTTGATGAAAGTGAGATCGACGCAATACAAGAATCAGAGCTGAAATCTTCATATGATAGCCTCCACAAGTACCGTGATCTCTGCACAAACAAAGGG GTTGATGAAGAGGATGTGGATATATCATTGATATCAGGATATGGTGTGGGTGAAGGGATTGTGGAACTCATCTATCAAAACAATATCAAGAAGCTCGTTATGGGAGCAGCAGCTGATCCTCACTATtccag GGGAATGTCTATCACATCAAGGAAAGCAGAGTATGTGAGTCAGTATGCACCTCATTGCTGTAAAATGTGGTTCATCTGCAAAGGGAAACTCATCAAGACAAG AGAAGGAAGATTCGACATTGGGAATCCATCAGATTCGTATTCCTTGTCAGAATTCGATGGTTTTGCTCAGAAACCAAGCAAGGGAAGAGGAAGGGATGATGACGAAACAGATTCACATAAAGAGCAGCATCCA ggAGGGATCGAAACACCAAAGAAAGTAAGGAAAGAAGACGATATGACAAAAAGCAATGACAGCGAAACAGAAAGTCCTCCCGAAGATTTTCTTTGTCCCATTTCAATG GAGATAATGAGAGATCCCAATGTGGCTGCTGATGGTTTCACTTACGAGGAAAAGGAAATAAGAACATGGCTAAACGGAGGGAATGATAAGTCGCCAATCACAGGAGCTAGGCTCGCTCATCGCCATCTCACCCCTAACTACACTCTTCGTTCACTCATCAAGGACTGGCTCCATCACCACCCAAACTATAAACATTGA
- the LOC108857200 gene encoding LOW QUALITY PROTEIN: putative recombination initiation defects 3 (The sequence of the model RefSeq protein was modified relative to this genomic sequence to represent the inferred CDS: inserted 2 bases in 1 codon; deleted 1 base in 1 codon; substituted 2 bases at 2 genomic stop codons), which yields MNMKKACDLKSISVFPPNIRXRSSVGPCEPQASQKSXSQPGCFSXMMTQSSVDQRFTRQERDLSLKKNSFLAPVNHKRDDSSQMLSSRPSSGRWSCVSSKSQISEERFGMMETSLSKFGMMLDSIQSDIIQANRGTKQVFLETERLQQMLILHDTSLHQLIKEQTDFKASLDGAVKSILEELSKDPNQEKLQNIAFMLTAIPDQVETVLQKIQREICHKLTGEIQVLASSKLHEPAIAQVPTTPTQAKENFPEPSDPAAKLQSSAFCSDTLKMKQPQLPRNPDKASARTVKTFLSTKAQVGCWKTVKPAQRTFKNNAGRKQVKPVGTRTQFEQCSVVIDSDDDIDGGFSCLLKGSTKGAKFEWDAEKETERLLKTVRRTRRKFGNPIIIN from the exons ATGAATATGAAGAAAGCCTGTGATCTGAAATCGATTTCGGTGTTTCCTCCTAACATAAGGTA GAGATCGAGTGTTGGACCCTGTGAACCGCAAGCATCGCAAAAGTC TTCTCAGCCTGGTTGTTTTTCTTAGATGATGACTCAGAGCTCTGTCGAT CAGAGATTTACTCGCCAAGAACGAGATCTCTCTTTGAAGAAGAATAGTTTCTTGGCCCCAGTCAATCATAAACGAGATGATTCATCTCAGATGCTTTCATCTAGACCTTCCAGCGGAAGATGGAGTTGTGTTTCATCTAAAT CTCAGATTAGTGAAGAACGCTTTGGGATGATGGAAACTTCGTTGAGCAAGTTTGGAATGATGTTAGATTCCATTCAGAGTGACATCATCCAAGCCAACCGAGGAACTAAGCAA GTCTTTCTTGAAA CTGAACGCCTACAACAAATGTTGATTCTCCATGACACTTCACTTCACCAGCTG ATAAAGGAACAAACAGATTTTAAAGCCAGTCTTGATGGAGCTGTCAAATCTATTCTTGAGGAACTAAGCAAAGATCCCAATCAAGAGAAGCTGCAAAATATAGCTTTCATGTTAACAGCTATCCCAGATCAAGTAGAAACCGTTCTGCAGAAAATACAAAGAGAAATCTGCCACAAGCTTACTGGAGAGATTCAG GTTTTGGCTAGCTCGAAGTTGCATGAGCCAGCAATAGCTCAGGTTCcaacaacaccaacacaa GCTAAGGAAAATTTTCCTGAGCCGAGCGATCCAGCGGCCAAG CTGCAGAGCAGTGCATTTTGTAGTGATACACTGAAAATGAAACAACCGCAGCTTCCTAGAAA TCCAGATAAGGCATCAGCGAGGAcagtaaaaacatttttatccACAAAGGCACAAGTGGGATGTTGGAAGACGGTGAAACCAGCACAAAGAACGTTCAAGAATAACGCAGGAAGAAAGCAAGTGAAACCTGTAGGCACTCGTACGCAG TTTGAGCAATGCAGCGTTGTCATAGACTCAGATGACGATATAGATGGAGGATTTTCATGTTTGCTGAAAGGGAGCACCAAAG GAGCTAAATTCGAATGGGACGCAGAGAAGGAAACAGAAAGGCTGCTGAAGACAGTAAGGAGGACCAGGAGGAAGTTCGGTAACCCCATAATAATTAACTGA